A region of Coregonus clupeaformis isolate EN_2021a unplaced genomic scaffold, ASM2061545v1 scaf0313, whole genome shotgun sequence DNA encodes the following proteins:
- the LOC121551422 gene encoding 40S ribosomal protein S2 translates to MADNAGGERGGFRGGFGSGDRGRGRGRGRGRGRGRGRGARGGKSEDKEWVPVTKLGRLVKDMKIKSLEEIYLYSLPIKESEIIDFFLGSSLKDEVLKIMPVQKQTRAGQRTRFKAFVAIGDYNGHVGLGVKCSKEVATAIRGAIILAKLSIVPVRRGYWGNKIGKPHTVPCKVTGRCGSVLVRLIPAPRGTGIVSAPVPKKLLTMAGIDDCYTSARGCTATLGNFAKATFDAISKTYSYLTPDLWKETVFTKSPYQEFTDHLAKTHTRVSVQRTAAAVPASS, encoded by the exons ATGGCGGACAACGCCGGTGGAGAACGTGGAGGTTTCCGTGGAGGTTTTGGCAGTGGCGACCGAGGTCGTGGTCGTGGACGCGGCAGAGGCCGTGGTCGCGGTCGTGGACGCGGTGCCAGGGGCGGCAAGTCCGAGGACAAGGAA TGGGTGCCAGTGACCAAGCTGGGCCGCCTTGTCAAGGACATGAAGATCAAGTCTCTGGAGGAGATATATCTCTACTCCCTGCCCATCAAG GAGTCTGAGATCATTGACTTCTTCCTGGGGTCCTCGCTGAAGGATGAGGTGCTGAAGATTATGCCTGTCCAGAAGCAGACCAGGGCTGGCCAGCGCACCAGGTTCAAGGCCTTTGTTGCCATCGGCGACTACAACGGCCATGTGGGCCTGGGGGTGAAGTGCTCCAAGGAGGTGGCCACCGCCATTCGAGGAGCCATCATCCTGGCTAAGCTGTCAATTGTGCCTGTGAGGAGAGGATACTGGGGGAACAAGATCGGCAAGCCCCACACAGTGCCCTGCAAGGTGACCGGTCGTTGCGGCTCCGTCCTGGTGCGTCTGATCCCTGCGCCCCGTGGTACTGGCATCGTGTCTGCCCCCGTGCCCAAGAAACTGCTCACGATGGCTGGCATCGACGATTGCTACACATCCGCCAGGGGCTGCACTGCCACTCTAGGCAACTTCG CCAAGGCTACCTTTGACGCCATCTCCAAGACCTACAGCTACCTGACCCCTGATCTGTGGAAGGAGACAGTCTTCACCAAGTCTCCCTACCAG GAGTTCACCGATCACCTGGCCAAGACCCACACCAGGGTGTCTGTGCAGAGGACGGCCGCAGCTGTCCCGGCATCCTCCTAA
- the LOC121550739 gene encoding RING finger protein 151-like — translation MADPDMSSQSGGYDVELFIETPDYDLICTICQGVLRCPVRAACHHIFCKKCILQWLKRCRQQTCPCCRKPVNQSLIFTMFKLSKAIGRLKIKCKNEIRGCPDTLALSEQYCHSMSCLFELIPCPYQGCRAQLLRRDLDAHTRHCEHWSQPCHMGCGTVLSHRTQAQHNCYRQLRHEYEARQRNHRAIAAALQRKMGRMQSTMAHMKRQIGLICESLEVMDELEEVEEEDLGETSGSGSFSSSNSSS, via the exons ATG GCCGACCCGGACATGTCTTCGCAGAGTGGGGGTTATGATGTGGAGCTGTTCATAGAGACCCCAGACTATGACCTGATCTGCACCATTTGCCAGGGGGTCCTCAGGTGCCCAGTAAGAGCTGCATGCCACCACATCTTCTGCAAGAAATGCATTTTACAATGGCTGAAGAG GTGCAGACAGCAGACCTGCCCCTGCTGCAGAAAGCCTGTCAACCAGAGCTTGATATTTACAATGTTCAAGCTAAGCAAGGCAATCGGTCGCCTAAAGATCAAG TGTAAAAACGAGATCCGTGGCTGCCCGGATACCTTAGCCCTGTCGGAGCAGTACTGCCACAGCATGAGCTGCCTGTTCGAGCTCATTCCCTGCCCCTACCAGGGCTGCCGTGCCCAGCTCCTCCGCAGGGACCTGGATGCCCACACCAGGCACTGTGAGCACTGGAGCCAACCCTGCCACATGGGCTGTGGCACCGTGCTGTCCCACCGCACCCAGGCCCAGCACAACTGCTACAGGCAGCTGAGGCATGAGTACGAGGCCAGGCAGAGGAACCACCGGGCCATCGCAGCGGCCCTTCAGAGGAAGATGGGGAGGATGCAGAGCACCATGGCCCACATGAAGAGGCAGATCGGCCTGATCTGTGAGAGCCTGGAGGTCATGGACGaactggaggaggtagaggaggaggacctGGGTGAAACCAGCGGCAGTGGGAGTTTCAGTAGCAGTAACAGCAGCTCCTGA
- the LOC121551423 gene encoding NADH dehydrogenase [ubiquinone] 1 beta subcomplex subunit 10 encodes MTRFKEDSKMPSDYDKDAYPEPPRQTPVVDKQTTLPNPALILTKLFYYSVDLPVTTFRELVEGIHSGNKYNYYHQKFRRVPELTECTEGDYTCYYEAEMQWRRDHKVDQEIVKVVQERLRACQQREGTSYHQNCSKELQQFADVAKAYQSRYGDLGAYASSRKCLMKQKDRMMAAEAEA; translated from the exons ATGACAAGGTTCAAGG AAGACAGCAAAATGCCGTCAGACTATGATAAAGATGCGTACCCGGAGCCTCCCCGCCAGACTCCCGTCGTGGACAAGCAGACGACCCTTCCCAACCCAGCCCTGATTTTGACTAAACTCTTCTATTATTCCGTGGACCTCCCTGTCACCACATTCAgag AACTTGTGGAGGGTATCCACTCAGGCAACAAGTACAACTACTACCATCAGAAGTTCCGCCGTGTCCCCGAGCTGACCGAGTGCACAGAGGGAGACTACACCTGTTACTATGAGGCTGAGATGCAGTGGAGGAGAGATCA TAAGGTGGACCAGGAGATAGTGAAGGTGGTCCAGGAGCGTCTGAGGGCCTGCCAGCAGAGGGAGGGTACCAGCTACCACCAGAACTGTTCCAAGGAGCTGCAGCAGTTTGCCGACGTGGCCAAGGCCTACCAGTCACGCT ATGGGGATCTGGGAGCCTACGCCAGCTCAAGGAAATGTCTGATGAAGCAGAAAGACAGGATGATGGCGGCCGAGGCGGAAGCTTAG